GCTTCTCCCTCCAATTCAAGCGACTTTTGAAACAACCTTACAATAAAAAGATGTTCATCGGATTCTTGTGCTAAAAGCGAAATATGTATCAACTGAACGTAGAAAATTAAAGAAAATATTGCACAAAATTCTATCCGATTTATCTTTGTTTTTCTGTTCCGAATCAAAAAACACACAGCAATTGAAAACAAATAAAATCCTGCCGACAAGATTTCTATCGGCAATTTCGGATAGGCAACCAACAAAAGCGATAACGGAAAAATTATGACCAGCGCAATCGCGAACAACGACTTTAAAATATACAAAAATCGATTCATGGTTTTCCCCTTAAAATATTTTCATAGCAATTTAATCCATTCCTTAAAAGCATCTAACTGCTGCTGATATGAATCCGCAAATAAAAACGACTTAAACTCGTCAGTGTCGAATTTTGTTTGATTTTCAAAATAATAAAACCATTCACAACAGTTAAATTTATTATATTCATTCCGGCAATTACTTTCTTCAATAAGACGAATTATTTTATTTTCCATTGAAAAAAAAGCCGGAAGAGATCGATATATGTGATTCGGCAGAGACCAATCAATTTTACATAAACGCTTTCTTACTTCAGAAAGAACTTTTTTATCACAAACGCTTATTGAAGAATTTTGTAGAGGTATGTAGTACCACCCTTTCCGAAAATACAGTTTTTTGCCCAGTTTGCTATTATTTCGATTCCCCTCGATCGCAAGGGAAAGAAAAAATTCTTTTTCACAGCAGGGGCTAAATCCTATAAAGAAATTATTTGATTTGTAAGTATAATAAAAACCGGCGCCATATTCATCTGCCTTTTTGGTTGTACTGTCCCGTTTGTAGGCTATCAGACTTTGGTCTATTTCGCCCAGAAATATTTCTTTTATTGAAAATAGTTCTCTAAATAAAGACGGTACAGCGAACAATACTGTTTCCTCACGAGTTAATAATGTCATTTTTATCTCCTTCAGCGGCTGACTGTTTATAAAAAATATAACACAGGCGGCTATCATAGCGTGATAGCGGAAAAATTATTTTGAAAAAATAATCGTTTGTCGGAATCTCTTGCGATTGCTTGAATGACAGTATCCAAGGAACGGAAAACTTCCCAGCGTTCACGGTTTGTTACGGCTGCGATTTTTGCGACCGCCAAATCTTCCAAATCCGGCACACGACTGCCCTTCCAGATTTTATCGGCAAGTGAAACCGCAAGTTCTTCAAGCGTTGAACTTTCGGACCACAAAGCATGAGAGGCGGCAAATTGTGATTTTTCTTCGGAAAAACCGAGAGACCGTAAAAGGCGAAAACCTTCCCGTTCGTGCCTATGCCCTTCTTCCGAAAGTTCGTTGATGTAAACGCTTTTTCCTATGTCGTGACCGGCTGCACCGAATAAGACGAGATCTTTATTGATGTTCAGATTTTTCCACGTACCGTTTAGCTTTTCAAGCAATTTATTTGCAACATCGTGAACAAGCAGCGAATGAGCGTATAACCTTGGCGGAACTCCGAGAGTACTGAAAACGGATGCAATCTCATTCGGAAGAGAAAGCAGATTTCGACAATTTATATACTGATATTCCGCCATTCGAATTTTGTCTTAATGAACAGAGAGTTGATTCCCCTGTTAAGATTTACAGATATAGTAACAGGGGAGAATATCAGATCACGATAGCGGAAAAATTATTTTCTGGCTTTATTAAACAAAATCTTCATAACGGGATTGTAATAACAGTACTCGTCGCTCTTGTTTGCGGAGAAGTGAAACAAATCGATATAATCTATTTCTTTGCCGTTCAGATTATATTTGCCGTATGCGGCGACGCCTTCTTTGTTATGAGTAAGTGTTTTATTTTTTGAAAATTCACCGGGGAAGCATAAATTTATGTAGTTTTCAGCAATCGTACCGTCCCATAAATTGGCTGTTATGATTATATCGGGGTCCAATATTTTTAATTGCTCTTGAAAAAAGTTTGTTTTTTCCAACTCCGAATCTTTTAAGAAACGATCAACCAAGTCTGTATTAGTCTCCCAATTATCAGGATCGTCATTACTGTATTTTGAAATATTTATACAGGCGAATCCGAAATCATTAGTTTCACGCATTTTATTCAGTATTTCCAAGGCTGTCGGAATATTTTCGAATGGGAATTCCCCCTCGGTTTTAATGCCGTATACGATATAAAGAATATGGCGCCACCATGAATTTTTGTTGCTA
This Treponema socranskii subsp. buccale DNA region includes the following protein-coding sequences:
- a CDS encoding HD domain-containing protein; its protein translation is MAEYQYINCRNLLSLPNEIASVFSTLGVPPRLYAHSLLVHDVANKLLEKLNGTWKNLNINKDLVLFGAAGHDIGKSVYINELSEEGHRHEREGFRLLRSLGFSEEKSQFAASHALWSESSTLEELAVSLADKIWKGSRVPDLEDLAVAKIAAVTNRERWEVFRSLDTVIQAIARDSDKRLFFQNNFSAITL